Proteins encoded by one window of Thunnus thynnus chromosome 3, fThuThy2.1, whole genome shotgun sequence:
- the trim2a gene encoding tripartite motif-containing protein 2 isoform X2, with amino-acid sequence MASEGATIPSPVVRQIDKQFLICSICLDRYENPKVLPCLHTFCERCLQNYIPAHSLTLSCPVCRQTSILPEKGVAALQNNFFITNLMDVLQRAPNSCSQEAAALNNITTVAAGQLLSCPNHGGNVMEFYCPPCETAMCQECTSGEHGEHPTVPLKDVVEQHKASLQDQLDAVKKRLPEIDSALQTLSEILQQLTNQKSSIEDDIHTTFDELQKTLNVRKSVLLMELEVNYGLKQKVLQAQLDTLLQGQEGINSSCNFTEQALSHGTEAEVLLVKKQMSERLIELAGQELPLQPGENDQLDFLVETEGLKKSIHNLGTIVTTNAVASETVATGEGLRHCVMGVPTSITITTKDKDGELCKMGNAVITAEIFSPDGSKGEGEIQDNKNGTYEYLFTAPKEGTFNLSLRLYDQHIKGSPFKIKATKSLDVSSTSDGIKKRLKSPGSGHIKQKAIKRPASMYSTGRRKENPIEDDLIFRIGTKGRNKGEFTNLQGVAASSLGKVLIADSNNQCVQIFSNDGQFKSRFGVRGRTPGQLQRPTGVAVHPNGDIIIADYDNKWVSIFSSEGKFKNKIGSGKLMGPKGVSVDRNGHIIVVDNKSCCVFIFQLNGKLVTKFGSRGNGDRQFAGPHFAAVNNNNEIIVTDFHNHSVKVFNTEGEFLLKFGSNGEGNGQFNAPTGVAVDVNGNIIVADWGNSRIQVFDGSGSFLSYINTSADPLYGPQGLALTSDGHVVVADSGNHCFKVYRYLQ; translated from the exons ATGGCCAGTGAAGGCGCCACTATTCCCAGCCCCGTCGTCCGCCAGATTGACAAGCAGTTCTTGATCTGCAGCATATGTCTGGACCGCTACGAAAACCCCAAAGTTCTGCCCTGCCTGCACACCTTCTGTGAGAG gtgCCTGCAGAACTACATCCCGGCCCACAGCCTCACATTGTCGTGCCCCGTGTGCCGCCAGACCTCGATCCTGCCGGAGAAGGGTGTGGCGGCATTGCAGAATAACTTCTTCATCACCAACCTGATGGACGTGCTGCAGCGGGCGCCGAATAGCTGCAGCCAGGAGGCCGCCGCTCTCAACAACATCACCACCGTGGCAGCAGGCCAGCTGCTCTCCTGCCCCAACCATGGAGGCAAC GTCATGGAGTTTTATTGTCCTCCTTGTGAGACAGCCATGTGTCAGGAGTGTACAAGTGGTGAACATGGAGAACACCCGACTGTGCCTCTCAAAGACGTAGTGGAACAACACAAGGCCTCATTACAGGACCAGCTGGATGCTGTCAAGAAGAG GTTACCAGAGATCGACTCAGCCCTGCAGACGCTGTCAGAGATCCTGCagcagctgaccaatcagaagagCTCCATTGAGGATGACATCCATACTACCTTTGATGAGCTGCAGAAGACCCTCAATGTCCGCAAAAGCGTTTTGCTTATGGAGCTGGAGGTCAACTACGGCCTCAAGCAGAAG gTGCTCCAAGCCCAGCTAGACACCCTGCTGCAGGGCCAGGAGGGCATCAACAGCAGCTGTAACTTCACGGAACAGGCTCTGAGCCACGGCACCGAGGCCGAGGTGCTGCTGGTGAAAAAGCAGATGAGCGAACGTCTCATCGAGCTGGCCGGCCAGGAACTTCCTCTGCAGCCCGGGGAGAACGACCAACTGGACTTCCTTGTGGAGACAGAGGGCTTAAAGAAGTCCATCCACAACCTGGGTACCATAGTAACGACTAACGCTGTGGCCTCTGAGACTGTGGCTACTGGCGAAGGGCTGAGGCACTGTGTGATGGGTGTGCCCACCTCCATCACCATAACCACTAAGGACAAAGATGGAGAGCTGTGCAAGATGGGCAACGCAGTCATCACTGCTGAAATCTTCTCACCTGATGGTAGCAAAGGTGAAGGAGAGATACAGGACAACAAGAATGGCACTTATGAGTACCTGTTCACAGCTCCTAAAGAAGGGACCTTTAATTTATCGCTGCGTTTATATGACCAACATATCAAAGGAAGCCCCTTTAAAATAAAGGCCACCAAGTCTTTAGATGTTTCGTCGACTTCAGACGGCATCAAGAAGAGGCTGAAGTCACCAGGCAGCGGGCACATCAAGCAGAAGGCCATCAAGAGGCCGGCCAGTATGTACAGCAcagggaggaggaaagaaaaccCCATCGAAGACGACCTCATCTTCAGAATCG GCACTAAAGGAAGAAACAAAGGGGAGTTCACTAATCTGCAGGGAGTGGCTGCCTCCTCTCTGGGAAAAGTGCTGATAGCAGACAGCAACAACCAGTGTGTTCAG attttctcCAATGACGGCCAGTTCAAAAGTCGTTTTGGTGTCCGCGGCAGGACTCCAGGTCAGCTGCAGCGGCCGACAGGTGTGGCCGTCCACCCCAACGGCGACATCATCATCGCTGACTATGACAACAAATGGGTCAGCATCTTTTCAAGTGAAGGCAAGTTTAAG AACAAGATCGGCTCAGGGAAGCTGATGGGCCCTAAAGGCGTGTCGGTGGACAGAAACGGCCACATCATTGTGGTCGACAACAAGTCCTGCTGCGTCTTCATCTTTCAACTCAACGGCAAGCTGGTCACCAAGTTTGGTAGTCGTGGCAACGGTGACAGGCAGTTTGCAG gtCCTCACTTTGCTgctgtcaacaacaacaatgaaatcATTGTAACAGATTTCCACAACCACTCGGTCAAG GTATTCAACACAGAAGGGGAATTCTTACTGAAGTTTGGTTCTAACGGCGAGGGCAACGGCCAGTTCAACGCCCCTACAGGAGTAGCGGTGGATGTCAATGGAAACATCATAGTCGCAGACTGGGGCAACAGCCGGATACAG gtgtTTGATGGCAGCGGTTCGTTCCTCTCCTACATCAACACATCAGCAGACCCGCTGTACGGCCCTCAGGGTCTCGCTCTCACCTCTGACGGACACGTTGTGGTCGCCGATTCTGGCAACCACTGCTTCAAAGTCTACCGTTACCTGCAGTAG
- the trim2a gene encoding tripartite motif-containing protein 2 isoform X1 gives MASEGATIPSPVVRQIDKQFLICSICLDRYENPKVLPCLHTFCERCLQNYIPAHSLTLSCPVCRQTSILPEKGVAALQNNFFITNLMDVLQRAPNSCSQEAAALNNITTVAAGQLLSCPNHGGNVMEFYCPPCETAMCQECTSGEHGEHPTVPLKDVVEQHKASLQDQLDAVKKRLPEIDSALQTLSEILQQLTNQKSSIEDDIHTTFDELQKTLNVRKSVLLMELEVNYGLKQKVLQAQLDTLLQGQEGINSSCNFTEQALSHGTEAEVLLVKKQMSERLIELAGQELPLQPGENDQLDFLVETEGLKKSIHNLGTIVTTNAVASETVATGEGLRHCVMGVPTSITITTKDKDGELCKMGNAVITAEIFSPDGSKGEGEIQDNKNGTYEYLFTAPKEGTFNLSLRLYDQHIKGSPFKIKATKSLDVSSTSDGIKKRLKSPGSGHIKQKAIKRPASMYSTGRRKENPIEDDLIFRIGTKGRNKGEFTNLQGVAASSLGKVLIADSNNQCVQIFSNDGQFKSRFGVRGRTPGQLQRPTGVAVHPNGDIIIADYDNKWVSIFSSEGKFKNKIGSGKLMGPKGVSVDRNGHIIVVDNKSCCVFIFQLNGKLVTKFGSRGNGDRQFAGTLNGPHFAAVNNNNEIIVTDFHNHSVKVFNTEGEFLLKFGSNGEGNGQFNAPTGVAVDVNGNIIVADWGNSRIQVFDGSGSFLSYINTSADPLYGPQGLALTSDGHVVVADSGNHCFKVYRYLQ, from the exons ATGGCCAGTGAAGGCGCCACTATTCCCAGCCCCGTCGTCCGCCAGATTGACAAGCAGTTCTTGATCTGCAGCATATGTCTGGACCGCTACGAAAACCCCAAAGTTCTGCCCTGCCTGCACACCTTCTGTGAGAG gtgCCTGCAGAACTACATCCCGGCCCACAGCCTCACATTGTCGTGCCCCGTGTGCCGCCAGACCTCGATCCTGCCGGAGAAGGGTGTGGCGGCATTGCAGAATAACTTCTTCATCACCAACCTGATGGACGTGCTGCAGCGGGCGCCGAATAGCTGCAGCCAGGAGGCCGCCGCTCTCAACAACATCACCACCGTGGCAGCAGGCCAGCTGCTCTCCTGCCCCAACCATGGAGGCAAC GTCATGGAGTTTTATTGTCCTCCTTGTGAGACAGCCATGTGTCAGGAGTGTACAAGTGGTGAACATGGAGAACACCCGACTGTGCCTCTCAAAGACGTAGTGGAACAACACAAGGCCTCATTACAGGACCAGCTGGATGCTGTCAAGAAGAG GTTACCAGAGATCGACTCAGCCCTGCAGACGCTGTCAGAGATCCTGCagcagctgaccaatcagaagagCTCCATTGAGGATGACATCCATACTACCTTTGATGAGCTGCAGAAGACCCTCAATGTCCGCAAAAGCGTTTTGCTTATGGAGCTGGAGGTCAACTACGGCCTCAAGCAGAAG gTGCTCCAAGCCCAGCTAGACACCCTGCTGCAGGGCCAGGAGGGCATCAACAGCAGCTGTAACTTCACGGAACAGGCTCTGAGCCACGGCACCGAGGCCGAGGTGCTGCTGGTGAAAAAGCAGATGAGCGAACGTCTCATCGAGCTGGCCGGCCAGGAACTTCCTCTGCAGCCCGGGGAGAACGACCAACTGGACTTCCTTGTGGAGACAGAGGGCTTAAAGAAGTCCATCCACAACCTGGGTACCATAGTAACGACTAACGCTGTGGCCTCTGAGACTGTGGCTACTGGCGAAGGGCTGAGGCACTGTGTGATGGGTGTGCCCACCTCCATCACCATAACCACTAAGGACAAAGATGGAGAGCTGTGCAAGATGGGCAACGCAGTCATCACTGCTGAAATCTTCTCACCTGATGGTAGCAAAGGTGAAGGAGAGATACAGGACAACAAGAATGGCACTTATGAGTACCTGTTCACAGCTCCTAAAGAAGGGACCTTTAATTTATCGCTGCGTTTATATGACCAACATATCAAAGGAAGCCCCTTTAAAATAAAGGCCACCAAGTCTTTAGATGTTTCGTCGACTTCAGACGGCATCAAGAAGAGGCTGAAGTCACCAGGCAGCGGGCACATCAAGCAGAAGGCCATCAAGAGGCCGGCCAGTATGTACAGCAcagggaggaggaaagaaaaccCCATCGAAGACGACCTCATCTTCAGAATCG GCACTAAAGGAAGAAACAAAGGGGAGTTCACTAATCTGCAGGGAGTGGCTGCCTCCTCTCTGGGAAAAGTGCTGATAGCAGACAGCAACAACCAGTGTGTTCAG attttctcCAATGACGGCCAGTTCAAAAGTCGTTTTGGTGTCCGCGGCAGGACTCCAGGTCAGCTGCAGCGGCCGACAGGTGTGGCCGTCCACCCCAACGGCGACATCATCATCGCTGACTATGACAACAAATGGGTCAGCATCTTTTCAAGTGAAGGCAAGTTTAAG AACAAGATCGGCTCAGGGAAGCTGATGGGCCCTAAAGGCGTGTCGGTGGACAGAAACGGCCACATCATTGTGGTCGACAACAAGTCCTGCTGCGTCTTCATCTTTCAACTCAACGGCAAGCTGGTCACCAAGTTTGGTAGTCGTGGCAACGGTGACAGGCAGTTTGCAGGTACACTCAATG gtCCTCACTTTGCTgctgtcaacaacaacaatgaaatcATTGTAACAGATTTCCACAACCACTCGGTCAAG GTATTCAACACAGAAGGGGAATTCTTACTGAAGTTTGGTTCTAACGGCGAGGGCAACGGCCAGTTCAACGCCCCTACAGGAGTAGCGGTGGATGTCAATGGAAACATCATAGTCGCAGACTGGGGCAACAGCCGGATACAG gtgtTTGATGGCAGCGGTTCGTTCCTCTCCTACATCAACACATCAGCAGACCCGCTGTACGGCCCTCAGGGTCTCGCTCTCACCTCTGACGGACACGTTGTGGTCGCCGATTCTGGCAACCACTGCTTCAAAGTCTACCGTTACCTGCAGTAG
- the trim2a gene encoding tripartite motif-containing protein 2 isoform X3, whose protein sequence is MEFYCPPCETAMCQECTSGEHGEHPTVPLKDVVEQHKASLQDQLDAVKKRLPEIDSALQTLSEILQQLTNQKSSIEDDIHTTFDELQKTLNVRKSVLLMELEVNYGLKQKVLQAQLDTLLQGQEGINSSCNFTEQALSHGTEAEVLLVKKQMSERLIELAGQELPLQPGENDQLDFLVETEGLKKSIHNLGTIVTTNAVASETVATGEGLRHCVMGVPTSITITTKDKDGELCKMGNAVITAEIFSPDGSKGEGEIQDNKNGTYEYLFTAPKEGTFNLSLRLYDQHIKGSPFKIKATKSLDVSSTSDGIKKRLKSPGSGHIKQKAIKRPASMYSTGRRKENPIEDDLIFRIGTKGRNKGEFTNLQGVAASSLGKVLIADSNNQCVQIFSNDGQFKSRFGVRGRTPGQLQRPTGVAVHPNGDIIIADYDNKWVSIFSSEGKFKNKIGSGKLMGPKGVSVDRNGHIIVVDNKSCCVFIFQLNGKLVTKFGSRGNGDRQFAGTLNGPHFAAVNNNNEIIVTDFHNHSVKVFNTEGEFLLKFGSNGEGNGQFNAPTGVAVDVNGNIIVADWGNSRIQVFDGSGSFLSYINTSADPLYGPQGLALTSDGHVVVADSGNHCFKVYRYLQ, encoded by the exons ATGGAGTTTTATTGTCCTCCTTGTGAGACAGCCATGTGTCAGGAGTGTACAAGTGGTGAACATGGAGAACACCCGACTGTGCCTCTCAAAGACGTAGTGGAACAACACAAGGCCTCATTACAGGACCAGCTGGATGCTGTCAAGAAGAG GTTACCAGAGATCGACTCAGCCCTGCAGACGCTGTCAGAGATCCTGCagcagctgaccaatcagaagagCTCCATTGAGGATGACATCCATACTACCTTTGATGAGCTGCAGAAGACCCTCAATGTCCGCAAAAGCGTTTTGCTTATGGAGCTGGAGGTCAACTACGGCCTCAAGCAGAAG gTGCTCCAAGCCCAGCTAGACACCCTGCTGCAGGGCCAGGAGGGCATCAACAGCAGCTGTAACTTCACGGAACAGGCTCTGAGCCACGGCACCGAGGCCGAGGTGCTGCTGGTGAAAAAGCAGATGAGCGAACGTCTCATCGAGCTGGCCGGCCAGGAACTTCCTCTGCAGCCCGGGGAGAACGACCAACTGGACTTCCTTGTGGAGACAGAGGGCTTAAAGAAGTCCATCCACAACCTGGGTACCATAGTAACGACTAACGCTGTGGCCTCTGAGACTGTGGCTACTGGCGAAGGGCTGAGGCACTGTGTGATGGGTGTGCCCACCTCCATCACCATAACCACTAAGGACAAAGATGGAGAGCTGTGCAAGATGGGCAACGCAGTCATCACTGCTGAAATCTTCTCACCTGATGGTAGCAAAGGTGAAGGAGAGATACAGGACAACAAGAATGGCACTTATGAGTACCTGTTCACAGCTCCTAAAGAAGGGACCTTTAATTTATCGCTGCGTTTATATGACCAACATATCAAAGGAAGCCCCTTTAAAATAAAGGCCACCAAGTCTTTAGATGTTTCGTCGACTTCAGACGGCATCAAGAAGAGGCTGAAGTCACCAGGCAGCGGGCACATCAAGCAGAAGGCCATCAAGAGGCCGGCCAGTATGTACAGCAcagggaggaggaaagaaaaccCCATCGAAGACGACCTCATCTTCAGAATCG GCACTAAAGGAAGAAACAAAGGGGAGTTCACTAATCTGCAGGGAGTGGCTGCCTCCTCTCTGGGAAAAGTGCTGATAGCAGACAGCAACAACCAGTGTGTTCAG attttctcCAATGACGGCCAGTTCAAAAGTCGTTTTGGTGTCCGCGGCAGGACTCCAGGTCAGCTGCAGCGGCCGACAGGTGTGGCCGTCCACCCCAACGGCGACATCATCATCGCTGACTATGACAACAAATGGGTCAGCATCTTTTCAAGTGAAGGCAAGTTTAAG AACAAGATCGGCTCAGGGAAGCTGATGGGCCCTAAAGGCGTGTCGGTGGACAGAAACGGCCACATCATTGTGGTCGACAACAAGTCCTGCTGCGTCTTCATCTTTCAACTCAACGGCAAGCTGGTCACCAAGTTTGGTAGTCGTGGCAACGGTGACAGGCAGTTTGCAGGTACACTCAATG gtCCTCACTTTGCTgctgtcaacaacaacaatgaaatcATTGTAACAGATTTCCACAACCACTCGGTCAAG GTATTCAACACAGAAGGGGAATTCTTACTGAAGTTTGGTTCTAACGGCGAGGGCAACGGCCAGTTCAACGCCCCTACAGGAGTAGCGGTGGATGTCAATGGAAACATCATAGTCGCAGACTGGGGCAACAGCCGGATACAG gtgtTTGATGGCAGCGGTTCGTTCCTCTCCTACATCAACACATCAGCAGACCCGCTGTACGGCCCTCAGGGTCTCGCTCTCACCTCTGACGGACACGTTGTGGTCGCCGATTCTGGCAACCACTGCTTCAAAGTCTACCGTTACCTGCAGTAG
- the mnd1 gene encoding meiotic nuclear division protein 1 homolog produces MSKKKGLSLEEKRTRMMEIFFETKDVFQLKDIEKIAPKTKGITPMSVKEVLQSLVDDNMVDCERVGTSNYYWAFPSKALHARKHKLEELQTQISDAKQRKMSLQKAVEKAKVGRQDTKERSSLLKELQALREERTQLQAELEKYRECDPEVVEEMRKSNVVAKDAVSRWTDNIFAIKSWTKKKFAFDDSRINKAFGIPEDFDYMD; encoded by the exons ATG TCAAAGAAGAAAGGACTGAGTTTGGAGGAGAAGAGAACCCGCATGATGGAGATTTTCTTTGAAACG AAAGATGTGTTTCAGCTTAAAGACATTGAGAAAATCGCTCCTAAGACAAAAGGAATAA CTCCCATGTCTGTGAAGGAAGTGCTGCAAAGCCTGGTGGACGACAACATGGTGGACTGCGAGAGAGTCGGTACGTCCAACTACTACTGGGCCTTCCCCAGCAAGGCCTTGCACGCTCGCAAGCACAAACTGGAGGAACTGCAGACACAG ATTTCTGATGCAAAGCAGCGGAAAATGTCTCTACAGAAGGCGGTGGAAAAAGCGAAAGTAGGACGTCAAGATACA aaagAGAGAAGCTCTCTGCTGAAGGAGTTGCAAGCTCTGAGAGAAGAACGAACGCAGCTGCAGGCCGAGTTGGAGAAGTATCGAGAATGTGACCCAGAAGTGGTTGAAGAGATGA gaaaATCAAATGTGGTAGCAAAAGACGCAGTTTCCAGATGGACAG acaatATTTTTGCCATCAAGTCATGGACAAAGAAGAAGTTCGCCTTCGATGACAGCCGCATTAATAAAGCCTTTGGGATCCCTGAGGACTTTGACTACATGGACTGA